From Anopheles arabiensis isolate DONGOLA chromosome 3, AaraD3, whole genome shotgun sequence, a single genomic window includes:
- the LOC120905098 gene encoding sodium channel protein Nach produces MVVVKAFRVLYRILVDYCSNCSLAGVGYISNRKYHWTERLFWMACVLFAWTGSYMLINTYMELFRKDAVSIVVENLDPRKDIAHFPSVGVCEMGYTKQQYDALQQVIDGLRTTEEMEYNYDVEEFMLRLIYHNLYNYGSIKSYCAMYKDCDDCVKCPVEGYPRFSNAVRANCSQLFDECRWNGKVFDCCRYFRPIQTTMGSCFLLNSIQTVSKYGPQWLRMDMSMASPKGELQLNFSRATTAYVQNEEDIPHMLLTTLQFNQMPEGYAGKIYITAQSIANDPLVRTVDKSVRRCVFPDEGTDHRYAKYSYSVCVTECLKTAQIKTCNCCHHNMLLGKNDKSPVCGYDGLNCLDQRDLMFPQTTIMQPWRTNGLVCDCFPSCTEHEIRIIGRETDMEARTGRSVLIKIMSLPSQRYRRQIVREDIDVVVSIGGILGLFTGASILSLVEFIYFFTVRFGSYVVTEIKEEESADDESDEHDKQENRKALHHG; encoded by the exons atggtggtggtaaaaGCATTCCGCGTCCTGTACCGCATCCTGGTCGATTACTGCTCCAACTGCTCCCTGGCCGGCGTGGGGTACATCTCCAACCGGAAGTACCACTGGACCGAGCGCCTATTCTGGATGGCATGCGTCCTGTTCGCCTGGACCGGCTCGTACATGCTGATCAACACGTACATGGAGCTATTCCGCAAGGATGCGGTCAGCATCGTGGTGGAGAATCTGGATCCGCGCAAAGACATTGCCCACTTCCCGTCGGTGGGCGTCTGTGAGATGGGCTACACCAAGCAGCAGTACGATGCGCTCCAGCAGGTGATCGACGGGTTGCGCACGACCGAGGAGATGGAGTACAACTACGATGTGGAGGAGTTTATGTTGCGCCTGATCTACCACAACCTGTACAACTACGGCTCGATCAAGTCGTACTGTGCGATGTACAAGGACTGTGACGACTGTGTCAAGTGTCCGGTGGAGGGGTATCCAAGGTTCTCGAACGCGGTGCGGGCGAACTGTTCCCAGCTGTTTGATGAGTGCCGCTGGAATGGGAAGGTGTTCGATTGTTGTCGCTACTTCCGGCCGATCCAGACGACGATGGGCTCGTGCTTTCTGCTCAACTCCATACAGACTGTTAGCAA ATATGGGCCACAGTGGTTGCGGATGGATATGAGCATGGCATCGCCGAAGGGAGAGCTGCAGCTGAACTTTAGCCGAGCTACAACG GCATACGTCCAGAACGAAGAGGACATCCCGCATATGCTCCTAACCACGCTCCAGTTCAACCAGATGCCGGAAGGGTACGCTGGGAAGATCTACATCACCGCCCAGAGCATCGCAAACGATCCGCTAGTTCGAACGGTTGACAAAAGTGTGCGGCGGTGCGTTTTCCCCGACGAAGGGACCGACCACCGGTACGCGAAGTACAGCtacagtgtgtgcgtgacggAGTGCCTTAAGACGGCGCAGATCAAAACGTGCAACTGTTGCCACCATAACATGCTGCTTGGAA AGAACGATAAAAGTCCCGTCTGCGGGTACGATGGGCTAAACTGTCTCGACCAGCGCGATCTGATGTTTCCCCAGACGACCATCATGCAGCCGTGGCGCACGAACGGGCTGGTGTGCGATTGCTTCCCTTCCTGTACCGAGCACGAGATACGCATCATAGGACGCGAAACGGACATGGAAGCACGGACCGGACGCTCGGTACTGATCAAGATTATGAGCCTACCGTCGCAGCGCTACCGGCGCCAGATCGTGCGCGAAGACATCGACGTGGTCGTCTCGATCGGTGGCATATTGGGGCTGTTTACCGGGGCGAGCATTCTGAGCTTGGTAGAGTTTATCTACTTCTTTACGGTGCGGTTCGGGTCGTACGTGGTGACCGAAATTAAGGAGGAAGAAAGTGCCGATGATGAGTCGGATGAGCATGACAAGCAGGAGAATCGGAAGGCATTGCATCATGGTTAA